One segment of Pan paniscus chromosome 20, NHGRI_mPanPan1-v2.0_pri, whole genome shotgun sequence DNA contains the following:
- the CCDC61 gene encoding centrosomal protein CCDC61 isoform X2, protein MEDAATLAMDQPAGLQVDYVFRGVEHAVRVMVSGQVLELEVEDRMTADQWRGEFDAGFIEDLTHKTGNFKQFNIFCHMLESALTQSSESVTLDLLTYTDLESLRNHKMGGRPGSLAPRSAQLNSKRYLILIYSVEFDRIHYPLPLPYQGKPDPVVLQGIIRSLKEELGRLQGLDGQNTRDTRENEIWHLREQVSRLASEKRELEAQLGRSREEALAGRAARQEAEALRGLVRGLELELRQERGLGHRVAGRRGQDCRRLAKELEEAKASERSLRARLKTLTSELALYKRGRRTPPVQPPPTREDRASSSRERSTSRGRGAARSSSRESGRGSRGRGRGRPARPSPSPTGGRALRFDPTAFVKAKERKQREIQMKQQQRNRLGSGGSGDGPSVSWSRQTRPPAALTGRGDAPNRSRNRSSSVDSFRSRCSSASSCSDLEDFSESLSRGGHRRRGKPPSPTPWSGSNMKSAPVERSHHQKSLANSGGWVPIKEYSSDHQVADMAEIDARLKALQEYMNRLDMRS, encoded by the exons ATGGAGGATGCAG CAACCTTGGCCATGGACCAGCCGGCTGGCCTGCAGGTGGACTACGTCTTCCGGGGTGTGGAGCATGCCGTGCGGGTGATGGTTTCTGGGCAGGTGCTGGAGCTGGAGGTGGAGGACCGGATGACGGCTGACCAGTGGCGGGGCGAGTTCGATGCTGGCT TCATTGAAGATTTGACTCACAAGACAGGGAACTTCAAACAGTTCAACATCTTCTGTCATATGCTGGAGTCAGCCCTCACTCAG AGTAGTGAGTCAGTCACCCTGGACCTGCTGACCTACACAGACCTGGAGTCCCTGAGGAACCACAAGATGGGGGGCCGCCCAGGCTCCTTGGCCCCCAGGTCGGCCCAGCTCAACTCCAAGCGCTACCTGATCCTCATCTACTCCGTGGAGTTTGACAG gatTCACTACCCGCTGCCCCTCCCGTACCAGGGCAAGCCAGACCCCGTGGTTCTGCAGGGCATCATCCGGTCACTGAAGGAGGAACTGGGCCGCCTGCAAGGGCTGGATGGCCAGAACACTCGGGACACCCGGGAGAATGAGATCTGGCACCTGCGGGAGCA GGTGTCGCGCCTGGCGTCCGAGAAGCGGGAGCTGGAGGCGCAGCTGGGCCGATCGCGCGAGGAGGCGCTGGCCGGGCGCGCGGCGCGCCAGGAGGCCGAGGCGCTGCGCGGGCTGGTGCgcgggctggagctggagctgcggCAGGAGCGCGGCCTCGGGCACAGGGTGGCCGGCCGTCGCGGCCAGGACTGCCGCCGTCTGGCCAAGGAG CTCGAGGAGGCGAAGGCATCGGAGCGGAGCCTGCGCGCCCGGCTGAAGACGCTGACCAGCGAGCTGGCATTGTACAAGAGGGG GAGGCGGACTCCGCCGGTGCAGCCGCCCCCGACGCGGGAGGACCGGGCCTCATCGTCCCGGGAGCGCTCCACGTCGCGAGGCCGCGGCGCCGCGCGCTCCTCATCCCGGGAGAGCGGCCGCGGGAgccggggtcggggtcggggccGCCCTGCGCGCCCCTCGCCCTCGCCCACAG GTGGTCGCGCGCTCCGCTTCGACCCCACGGCCTTTGTGAAAGCCAAggaaaggaagcagagagagatCCAGATGAA gCAGCAGCAGCGGAACCGCTTAGGCAGTGGGGGAAGCGGGGACGGTCCGTCCGTCTCCTGGTCTCGCCAGACCCGGCCCCCTGCTGCCTTGACTGGCCGAGGGGACGCCCCTAACCGCTCCCGAAACCGCAGCTCCTCAG TGGACAGTTTCCGCAGCCGCTGCTCGTCTGCCAGCTCCTGCAGCGATTTGGAGGATTTCTCTGAGTCGCTCTCCAGAGG GGGTCACCGCCGCCGTGGGAAGCCTCCCAGCCCAACGCCCTGGAGTGGGTCCAATATG AAGTCTGCCCCCGTGGAACGCAGCCACCATCAGAAATCTCTGGCCAACTCCGGGGGCTGGGTCCCCATCAAAG AGTACAGCTCGGACCACCAGGTGGCTGACATGGCCGAAATAGACGCACGCCTGAAGGCCTTGCAGGAGTACATGAACCGACTGGACATGCGGTCATAA
- the CCDC61 gene encoding centrosomal protein CCDC61 isoform X1 encodes MQVSLSSPSPATLAMDQPAGLQVDYVFRGVEHAVRVMVSGQVLELEVEDRMTADQWRGEFDAGFIEDLTHKTGNFKQFNIFCHMLESALTQSSESVTLDLLTYTDLESLRNHKMGGRPGSLAPRSAQLNSKRYLILIYSVEFDRIHYPLPLPYQGKPDPVVLQGIIRSLKEELGRLQGLDGQNTRDTRENEIWHLREQVSRLASEKRELEAQLGRSREEALAGRAARQEAEALRGLVRGLELELRQERGLGHRVAGRRGQDCRRLAKELEEAKASERSLRARLKTLTSELALYKRGRRTPPVQPPPTREDRASSSRERSTSRGRGAARSSSRESGRGSRGRGRGRPARPSPSPTGGRALRFDPTAFVKAKERKQREIQMKQQQRNRLGSGGSGDGPSVSWSRQTRPPAALTGRGDAPNRSRNRSSSVDSFRSRCSSASSCSDLEDFSESLSRGGHRRRGKPPSPTPWSGSNMKSAPVERSHHQKSLANSGGWVPIKEYSSDHQVADMAEIDARLKALQEYMNRLDMRS; translated from the exons ATGCAG GTTTCTCTCTCATCTCCTTCTCCAGCAACCTTGGCCATGGACCAGCCGGCTGGCCTGCAGGTGGACTACGTCTTCCGGGGTGTGGAGCATGCCGTGCGGGTGATGGTTTCTGGGCAGGTGCTGGAGCTGGAGGTGGAGGACCGGATGACGGCTGACCAGTGGCGGGGCGAGTTCGATGCTGGCT TCATTGAAGATTTGACTCACAAGACAGGGAACTTCAAACAGTTCAACATCTTCTGTCATATGCTGGAGTCAGCCCTCACTCAG AGTAGTGAGTCAGTCACCCTGGACCTGCTGACCTACACAGACCTGGAGTCCCTGAGGAACCACAAGATGGGGGGCCGCCCAGGCTCCTTGGCCCCCAGGTCGGCCCAGCTCAACTCCAAGCGCTACCTGATCCTCATCTACTCCGTGGAGTTTGACAG gatTCACTACCCGCTGCCCCTCCCGTACCAGGGCAAGCCAGACCCCGTGGTTCTGCAGGGCATCATCCGGTCACTGAAGGAGGAACTGGGCCGCCTGCAAGGGCTGGATGGCCAGAACACTCGGGACACCCGGGAGAATGAGATCTGGCACCTGCGGGAGCA GGTGTCGCGCCTGGCGTCCGAGAAGCGGGAGCTGGAGGCGCAGCTGGGCCGATCGCGCGAGGAGGCGCTGGCCGGGCGCGCGGCGCGCCAGGAGGCCGAGGCGCTGCGCGGGCTGGTGCgcgggctggagctggagctgcggCAGGAGCGCGGCCTCGGGCACAGGGTGGCCGGCCGTCGCGGCCAGGACTGCCGCCGTCTGGCCAAGGAG CTCGAGGAGGCGAAGGCATCGGAGCGGAGCCTGCGCGCCCGGCTGAAGACGCTGACCAGCGAGCTGGCATTGTACAAGAGGGG GAGGCGGACTCCGCCGGTGCAGCCGCCCCCGACGCGGGAGGACCGGGCCTCATCGTCCCGGGAGCGCTCCACGTCGCGAGGCCGCGGCGCCGCGCGCTCCTCATCCCGGGAGAGCGGCCGCGGGAgccggggtcggggtcggggccGCCCTGCGCGCCCCTCGCCCTCGCCCACAG GTGGTCGCGCGCTCCGCTTCGACCCCACGGCCTTTGTGAAAGCCAAggaaaggaagcagagagagatCCAGATGAA gCAGCAGCAGCGGAACCGCTTAGGCAGTGGGGGAAGCGGGGACGGTCCGTCCGTCTCCTGGTCTCGCCAGACCCGGCCCCCTGCTGCCTTGACTGGCCGAGGGGACGCCCCTAACCGCTCCCGAAACCGCAGCTCCTCAG TGGACAGTTTCCGCAGCCGCTGCTCGTCTGCCAGCTCCTGCAGCGATTTGGAGGATTTCTCTGAGTCGCTCTCCAGAGG GGGTCACCGCCGCCGTGGGAAGCCTCCCAGCCCAACGCCCTGGAGTGGGTCCAATATG AAGTCTGCCCCCGTGGAACGCAGCCACCATCAGAAATCTCTGGCCAACTCCGGGGGCTGGGTCCCCATCAAAG AGTACAGCTCGGACCACCAGGTGGCTGACATGGCCGAAATAGACGCACGCCTGAAGGCCTTGCAGGAGTACATGAACCGACTGGACATGCGGTCATAA
- the CCDC61 gene encoding centrosomal protein CCDC61 isoform X3, which produces MDQPAGLQVDYVFRGVEHAVRVMVSGQVLELEVEDRMTADQWRGEFDAGFIEDLTHKTGNFKQFNIFCHMLESALTQSSESVTLDLLTYTDLESLRNHKMGGRPGSLAPRSAQLNSKRYLILIYSVEFDRIHYPLPLPYQGKPDPVVLQGIIRSLKEELGRLQGLDGQNTRDTRENEIWHLREQVSRLASEKRELEAQLGRSREEALAGRAARQEAEALRGLVRGLELELRQERGLGHRVAGRRGQDCRRLAKELEEAKASERSLRARLKTLTSELALYKRGRRTPPVQPPPTREDRASSSRERSTSRGRGAARSSSRESGRGSRGRGRGRPARPSPSPTGGRALRFDPTAFVKAKERKQREIQMKQQQRNRLGSGGSGDGPSVSWSRQTRPPAALTGRGDAPNRSRNRSSSVDSFRSRCSSASSCSDLEDFSESLSRGGHRRRGKPPSPTPWSGSNMKSAPVERSHHQKSLANSGGWVPIKEYSSDHQVADMAEIDARLKALQEYMNRLDMRS; this is translated from the exons ATGGACCAGCCGGCTGGCCTGCAGGTGGACTACGTCTTCCGGGGTGTGGAGCATGCCGTGCGGGTGATGGTTTCTGGGCAGGTGCTGGAGCTGGAGGTGGAGGACCGGATGACGGCTGACCAGTGGCGGGGCGAGTTCGATGCTGGCT TCATTGAAGATTTGACTCACAAGACAGGGAACTTCAAACAGTTCAACATCTTCTGTCATATGCTGGAGTCAGCCCTCACTCAG AGTAGTGAGTCAGTCACCCTGGACCTGCTGACCTACACAGACCTGGAGTCCCTGAGGAACCACAAGATGGGGGGCCGCCCAGGCTCCTTGGCCCCCAGGTCGGCCCAGCTCAACTCCAAGCGCTACCTGATCCTCATCTACTCCGTGGAGTTTGACAG gatTCACTACCCGCTGCCCCTCCCGTACCAGGGCAAGCCAGACCCCGTGGTTCTGCAGGGCATCATCCGGTCACTGAAGGAGGAACTGGGCCGCCTGCAAGGGCTGGATGGCCAGAACACTCGGGACACCCGGGAGAATGAGATCTGGCACCTGCGGGAGCA GGTGTCGCGCCTGGCGTCCGAGAAGCGGGAGCTGGAGGCGCAGCTGGGCCGATCGCGCGAGGAGGCGCTGGCCGGGCGCGCGGCGCGCCAGGAGGCCGAGGCGCTGCGCGGGCTGGTGCgcgggctggagctggagctgcggCAGGAGCGCGGCCTCGGGCACAGGGTGGCCGGCCGTCGCGGCCAGGACTGCCGCCGTCTGGCCAAGGAG CTCGAGGAGGCGAAGGCATCGGAGCGGAGCCTGCGCGCCCGGCTGAAGACGCTGACCAGCGAGCTGGCATTGTACAAGAGGGG GAGGCGGACTCCGCCGGTGCAGCCGCCCCCGACGCGGGAGGACCGGGCCTCATCGTCCCGGGAGCGCTCCACGTCGCGAGGCCGCGGCGCCGCGCGCTCCTCATCCCGGGAGAGCGGCCGCGGGAgccggggtcggggtcggggccGCCCTGCGCGCCCCTCGCCCTCGCCCACAG GTGGTCGCGCGCTCCGCTTCGACCCCACGGCCTTTGTGAAAGCCAAggaaaggaagcagagagagatCCAGATGAA gCAGCAGCAGCGGAACCGCTTAGGCAGTGGGGGAAGCGGGGACGGTCCGTCCGTCTCCTGGTCTCGCCAGACCCGGCCCCCTGCTGCCTTGACTGGCCGAGGGGACGCCCCTAACCGCTCCCGAAACCGCAGCTCCTCAG TGGACAGTTTCCGCAGCCGCTGCTCGTCTGCCAGCTCCTGCAGCGATTTGGAGGATTTCTCTGAGTCGCTCTCCAGAGG GGGTCACCGCCGCCGTGGGAAGCCTCCCAGCCCAACGCCCTGGAGTGGGTCCAATATG AAGTCTGCCCCCGTGGAACGCAGCCACCATCAGAAATCTCTGGCCAACTCCGGGGGCTGGGTCCCCATCAAAG AGTACAGCTCGGACCACCAGGTGGCTGACATGGCCGAAATAGACGCACGCCTGAAGGCCTTGCAGGAGTACATGAACCGACTGGACATGCGGTCATAA
- the CCDC61 gene encoding centrosomal protein CCDC61 isoform X4, whose translation MLASSESVTLDLLTYTDLESLRNHKMGGRPGSLAPRSAQLNSKRYLILIYSVEFDRIHYPLPLPYQGKPDPVVLQGIIRSLKEELGRLQGLDGQNTRDTRENEIWHLREQVSRLASEKRELEAQLGRSREEALAGRAARQEAEALRGLVRGLELELRQERGLGHRVAGRRGQDCRRLAKELEEAKASERSLRARLKTLTSELALYKRGRRTPPVQPPPTREDRASSSRERSTSRGRGAARSSSRESGRGSRGRGRGRPARPSPSPTGGRALRFDPTAFVKAKERKQREIQMKQQQRNRLGSGGSGDGPSVSWSRQTRPPAALTGRGDAPNRSRNRSSSVDSFRSRCSSASSCSDLEDFSESLSRGGHRRRGKPPSPTPWSGSNMKSAPVERSHHQKSLANSGGWVPIKEYSSDHQVADMAEIDARLKALQEYMNRLDMRS comes from the exons ATGCTGGCT AGTAGTGAGTCAGTCACCCTGGACCTGCTGACCTACACAGACCTGGAGTCCCTGAGGAACCACAAGATGGGGGGCCGCCCAGGCTCCTTGGCCCCCAGGTCGGCCCAGCTCAACTCCAAGCGCTACCTGATCCTCATCTACTCCGTGGAGTTTGACAG gatTCACTACCCGCTGCCCCTCCCGTACCAGGGCAAGCCAGACCCCGTGGTTCTGCAGGGCATCATCCGGTCACTGAAGGAGGAACTGGGCCGCCTGCAAGGGCTGGATGGCCAGAACACTCGGGACACCCGGGAGAATGAGATCTGGCACCTGCGGGAGCA GGTGTCGCGCCTGGCGTCCGAGAAGCGGGAGCTGGAGGCGCAGCTGGGCCGATCGCGCGAGGAGGCGCTGGCCGGGCGCGCGGCGCGCCAGGAGGCCGAGGCGCTGCGCGGGCTGGTGCgcgggctggagctggagctgcggCAGGAGCGCGGCCTCGGGCACAGGGTGGCCGGCCGTCGCGGCCAGGACTGCCGCCGTCTGGCCAAGGAG CTCGAGGAGGCGAAGGCATCGGAGCGGAGCCTGCGCGCCCGGCTGAAGACGCTGACCAGCGAGCTGGCATTGTACAAGAGGGG GAGGCGGACTCCGCCGGTGCAGCCGCCCCCGACGCGGGAGGACCGGGCCTCATCGTCCCGGGAGCGCTCCACGTCGCGAGGCCGCGGCGCCGCGCGCTCCTCATCCCGGGAGAGCGGCCGCGGGAgccggggtcggggtcggggccGCCCTGCGCGCCCCTCGCCCTCGCCCACAG GTGGTCGCGCGCTCCGCTTCGACCCCACGGCCTTTGTGAAAGCCAAggaaaggaagcagagagagatCCAGATGAA gCAGCAGCAGCGGAACCGCTTAGGCAGTGGGGGAAGCGGGGACGGTCCGTCCGTCTCCTGGTCTCGCCAGACCCGGCCCCCTGCTGCCTTGACTGGCCGAGGGGACGCCCCTAACCGCTCCCGAAACCGCAGCTCCTCAG TGGACAGTTTCCGCAGCCGCTGCTCGTCTGCCAGCTCCTGCAGCGATTTGGAGGATTTCTCTGAGTCGCTCTCCAGAGG GGGTCACCGCCGCCGTGGGAAGCCTCCCAGCCCAACGCCCTGGAGTGGGTCCAATATG AAGTCTGCCCCCGTGGAACGCAGCCACCATCAGAAATCTCTGGCCAACTCCGGGGGCTGGGTCCCCATCAAAG AGTACAGCTCGGACCACCAGGTGGCTGACATGGCCGAAATAGACGCACGCCTGAAGGCCTTGCAGGAGTACATGAACCGACTGGACATGCGGTCATAA
- the PGLYRP1 gene encoding peptidoglycan recognition protein 1, giving the protein MSRRCALLAWALLGLLRLGAAQETEDPACCSPIVPRNEWKALASECAQRLSLPLRYVVVSHTAGSSCNTPASCQQQARNVQHYHMKTLGWCDVGYNFLIGEDGLVYEGRGWNFTGAHSGHLWNPMSIGISFMGNYMDRVPTPQAIRAAQGLLACGVAQGALRSNYVLKGHRDVQRTLSPGNQLYNLIQNWPHYRSP; this is encoded by the exons ATGTCCCGCCGCTGCGCGCTGCTTGCCTGggctctcctcggcctccttcGACTCGGAGCGGCTCAGGAGACAGAAGACCCGGCCTGCTGCAGCCCCATAGTGCCCCGGAACGAGTGGAAGGCCCTGGCATCAGAGTGCGCCCAGCGCCTGAGCCTGCCCTTACGCTATGTGGTGGTATCGCACACGGCGGGCAGCAGCTGCAACACCCCCGCCTCGTGCCAGCAGCAGGCCCGGAATGTGCAGCACTACCACATGAAGACACTGGGCTGGTGTGACGTGGGCTACAA CTTCCTGATTGGAGAAGACGGGCTTGTATACGAGGGCCGTGGCTGGAACTTCACGGGTGCCCACTCAGGTCATTTATGGAACCCCATGTCCATTGGCATCAGCTTCATGGGCAACTACATGG ATCGGGTGCCCACACCCCAGGCCATCCGGGCAGCCCAGGGTCTACTGGCCTGCGGTGTGGCTCAGGGAGCCCTGAGGTCCAACTATGTGCTCAAAGGACACCGGGATGTGCAGCGTACACTCTCTCCAGGCAACCAGCTCTACAACCTCATCCAGAATTGGCCACACTACCGCTCCCCCTGA